In the Mycolicibacterium thermoresistibile genome, one interval contains:
- the purT gene encoding formate-dependent phosphoribosylglycinamide formyltransferase — MSETTEGRDPVTDPATDPTAEQATDPVAEAAGPGGEPKLQAGAPVDDEPAAQAEPARPARPTVMLLGAGELSRELVLAFQRLGAEVVAVDRYADAPAYPVADRSVVATMSDADALTAVIEREAPQYVVAESTAVAVDALIAVAERGSVEVFPTPRAIRLSYDREGLRRLAADELGLPTAPFWFAGSVEELTAVAQHAGFPLVVRPVTGPAGSGQSVLLREDDVEPAWHRAIAAGHFAQNRVMAETVVEIDYEVTMLTVRTTGPAGPTIRFCEPIGHHHRNGEVLELWQPQQMSPVALDAAKSIAARIVNSLGGRGVYGVELLVRDDEVYFSDVRVRPQDTGLVTLRSQRLSHFELHARAILGLAVDTIMISPAAAEVHYGGSEAAWPGGTGGAELTAVLREALSVPESDVRLFGGPDDETDAPHRLGVALATAPDATAARRQVRQVSTALRRLW, encoded by the coding sequence ATGAGTGAAACCACTGAGGGCAGGGACCCGGTGACCGACCCGGCGACCGACCCGACGGCCGAGCAGGCGACCGACCCGGTGGCCGAGGCGGCCGGGCCGGGTGGTGAGCCGAAACTCCAGGCCGGTGCGCCGGTGGACGATGAACCCGCGGCACAGGCCGAACCGGCGCGGCCGGCCCGTCCGACCGTGATGCTGCTCGGCGCCGGCGAACTGAGCCGGGAGTTGGTGCTGGCCTTCCAGCGGCTCGGTGCCGAGGTGGTCGCCGTGGACCGGTACGCCGACGCGCCGGCCTATCCGGTGGCGGATCGTTCGGTGGTGGCGACCATGAGCGACGCCGATGCCCTCACCGCGGTGATCGAACGGGAAGCCCCGCAGTACGTGGTGGCCGAATCCACCGCGGTGGCCGTGGACGCCCTGATCGCCGTCGCCGAACGCGGCTCGGTCGAGGTGTTCCCGACGCCGCGGGCCATCCGGCTCAGCTACGACCGGGAGGGATTGCGCCGGCTGGCCGCCGACGAGCTGGGCCTGCCCACCGCGCCGTTCTGGTTCGCCGGTTCCGTCGAGGAACTGACCGCGGTGGCCCAACACGCCGGGTTCCCGCTGGTCGTCCGGCCGGTCACGGGTCCGGCCGGCAGCGGGCAGTCGGTGCTGCTGCGTGAAGACGACGTCGAACCGGCGTGGCACCGGGCCATCGCCGCCGGTCACTTCGCCCAGAACCGGGTGATGGCGGAGACCGTCGTCGAGATCGACTATGAGGTGACGATGCTCACCGTCCGCACCACCGGCCCGGCGGGGCCCACCATCCGGTTCTGCGAGCCGATCGGACACCACCACCGCAACGGTGAGGTGCTGGAGCTGTGGCAGCCGCAGCAGATGTCGCCGGTCGCGCTCGACGCGGCCAAATCCATCGCCGCCCGCATCGTCAACTCGCTCGGCGGCCGCGGGGTGTACGGCGTGGAGTTGCTGGTGCGCGACGACGAGGTGTACTTCTCCGACGTGCGGGTCCGGCCGCAGGACACCGGCCTCGTAACCTTGCGATCGCAACGGCTTTCGCACTTCGAGTTGCATGCCAGGGCGATCCTGGGCCTCGCGGTGGACACCATCATGATTTCGCCGGCCGCCGCGGAGGTGCACTACGGCGGCTCCGAGGCGGCGTGGCCCGGCGGGACCGGTGGGGCCGAGCTGACGGCGGTGCTGCGGGAGGCGTTGAGCGTGCCGGAGAGCGACGTGCGGCTGTTCGGCGGACCGGATGACGAGACCGACGCCCCGCACCGTCTGGGGGTCGCGCTGGCCACCGCGCCGGACGCCACCGCGGCCCGCAGGCAGGTTCGGCAGGTGTCCACGGCATTGCGCAGGCTCTGGTGA
- a CDS encoding cytochrome P450: MRPPSLPAPAPLSAVFGAGYAAAYAVGGNRMVARMLKRYGPVVALPVLGYGTVVAVADPALARQVFAEKPDVLLGGDGVGPAAAIYGPRSMFVQEEPEHLRRRRLLIPPLHGAALAGHVPVIEAATRSAMASWPVGRPMRMLDAARDLTLDVIIRVIFGVHDPAEVARLAAPFETLLALAVSVQTPVRYALRRAGALRFWHAYRDANRRIDELVRPLIAARRVPDAGPRDDILSMLVAARTEDGDRLTDDEIRDDLITLVLAGHETTATTLAWLIDYLVHHPAALDRVRAEAAPGGAQRGAGPYTEAVINETLRLRPPGPVTGRTTAGHYRLGDYTLAPRTRIVLLLGVINRDPNSYPDPHDFRPDRFLHTRPDPYAWVPFGGGVKRCLGAAFAMRELTTILRILLTEADLRPVNARPESAAGRAAAVVVPRHGTPVYFRPTAPAASPRCAGRTSTV, encoded by the coding sequence GTGCGCCCGCCGAGCCTGCCGGCGCCCGCACCGCTGTCCGCGGTGTTCGGCGCGGGCTACGCCGCCGCCTACGCCGTCGGCGGCAACCGGATGGTGGCCCGGATGCTGAAGCGGTACGGGCCGGTGGTGGCGCTGCCGGTGCTGGGTTACGGCACCGTGGTCGCGGTGGCCGATCCGGCGCTGGCCCGCCAGGTGTTCGCCGAGAAACCCGATGTGCTGCTCGGCGGGGACGGGGTCGGCCCGGCCGCGGCGATCTACGGCCCCCGGTCGATGTTCGTGCAGGAGGAGCCCGAGCATCTGCGGCGGCGCCGGCTGCTGATCCCGCCGCTGCACGGTGCGGCGCTGGCCGGGCACGTCCCGGTCATCGAGGCCGCCACCCGGTCGGCGATGGCGTCCTGGCCGGTGGGCCGGCCGATGCGGATGCTGGACGCGGCCCGTGATCTCACCCTGGACGTGATCATCCGGGTGATCTTCGGGGTGCACGATCCGGCCGAGGTCGCCCGGCTCGCCGCGCCGTTCGAGACGCTGCTGGCCCTGGCGGTGTCGGTGCAGACGCCCGTGCGCTACGCGCTGCGCCGGGCCGGCGCGCTGCGCTTCTGGCACGCCTACCGCGACGCCAACCGGCGCATCGACGAGCTGGTGCGGCCGCTGATCGCCGCACGCCGCGTTCCCGACGCCGGTCCGCGTGACGACATCCTGAGCATGCTGGTCGCGGCGCGCACCGAGGACGGCGACCGGCTGACCGACGACGAGATCCGCGACGATCTGATCACCCTGGTGCTCGCCGGCCACGAGACCACCGCGACCACCCTGGCCTGGTTGATCGACTACCTGGTGCATCACCCGGCGGCGCTGGACCGGGTGCGGGCCGAAGCGGCGCCCGGCGGCGCGCAGCGCGGTGCGGGCCCCTACACCGAGGCGGTCATCAACGAGACACTGCGGCTGCGGCCCCCCGGACCGGTCACCGGGCGCACCACCGCCGGGCACTACCGGCTCGGCGACTACACACTGGCGCCGCGCACCCGGATCGTGCTGCTGCTCGGCGTGATCAACCGCGACCCGAACAGCTACCCGGATCCGCACGACTTCCGGCCGGACCGGTTCCTGCACACCCGTCCCGACCCGTACGCGTGGGTGCCGTTCGGCGGCGGCGTCAAACGCTGCCTCGGGGCGGCGTTCGCGATGCGTGAACTGACGACGATCCTGCGGATCCTGCTGACCGAGGCCGACCTGCGGCCGGTCAACGCCCGCCCGGAGTCCGCGGCCGGCCGGGCCGCGGCGGTGGTGGTGCCGCGGCACGGCACCCCGGTCTACTTCCGGCCTACCGCACCTGCAGCCAGCCCTCGGTGTGCCGGTAGAACGTCGACCGTCTGA
- a CDS encoding rhodanese-like domain-containing protein, with translation MSYAGDITPEQAWKLLSDDPAAVLVDVRTEAEWRFVGVPDLTSLGRRALFIEWVRQDGSLNENFVEELTSSGCKPGSGPVVFLCRSGNRSIGAARAATAAGIEPSYNVLDGFEGDLDEHGHRGRTGWKAVGLPWKQS, from the coding sequence GTGAGTTACGCAGGAGACATCACCCCGGAGCAGGCCTGGAAGCTGCTGTCCGATGATCCGGCGGCGGTGCTGGTCGACGTGCGTACCGAGGCTGAATGGCGATTCGTCGGCGTCCCGGATCTGACCTCGTTGGGGCGTCGGGCGTTGTTCATCGAATGGGTCCGGCAGGACGGCAGCCTCAATGAGAACTTCGTCGAGGAGTTGACGTCGTCCGGGTGTAAACCCGGTTCGGGTCCGGTGGTGTTCCTGTGTCGGTCCGGCAACCGCTCGATCGGCGCGGCGCGGGCCGCCACGGCGGCCGGGATCGAGCCGTCCTACAACGTGCTGGACGGCTTCGAAGGCGACCTCGACGAGCACGGCCATCGCGGCCGCACCGGGTGGAAGGCCGTCGGACTGCCCTGGAAGCAGTCATGA
- a CDS encoding O-succinylhomoserine sulfhydrylase gives MTDRPPASKPSVRTPAGLPDGVGPATIGVRGGLLRSEFEETAEALYLTSGYVYESAADAERAFAGEIDRFVYSRYGNPTIAMFEERLRLIEGAPACFATATGMAAVFTALGALLGAGDRLVAARSLFGSCFVVCNEILPRWGVQTVFVDGDDLGQWERALSEPTTAVFFETPSNPMQSLVDIAAVTELAHAAGAKVVLDNVFATPLLQQGFQLGVDVVVYSGTKHIDGQGRVLGGAILGDTDYIDGPVQKLMRHTGPAISAFNAWIMLKGLETLAVRVNHSNASAHRIAEFLEGHPAVRWVRYPFLESHPQYDLAKRQMRGGGTVITFELDAPPDGGKQRAFEVLDKLRLIDISNNLGDAKSLITHPATTTHRAMGAEGRAAIGLGDAVVRISVGLEDTEDLIADLDRALS, from the coding sequence ATGACCGACCGGCCGCCCGCATCCAAGCCGTCCGTGCGGACCCCGGCCGGGCTGCCCGACGGGGTCGGCCCGGCCACCATCGGGGTACGCGGCGGTCTGCTGCGGTCCGAGTTCGAGGAGACGGCCGAGGCCCTGTACCTCACCTCCGGTTACGTCTATGAGTCCGCCGCCGACGCCGAGCGGGCGTTCGCCGGGGAGATCGACCGCTTCGTCTACTCCCGCTACGGCAATCCGACCATCGCGATGTTCGAGGAGCGGTTGCGGCTCATCGAGGGCGCTCCGGCCTGTTTCGCCACCGCGACCGGCATGGCCGCGGTGTTCACCGCGCTCGGCGCGCTGCTGGGCGCCGGCGACCGGTTGGTGGCGGCACGGTCGCTGTTCGGGTCGTGCTTCGTGGTGTGCAACGAGATCCTGCCCCGCTGGGGAGTGCAGACCGTGTTCGTCGACGGCGATGACCTCGGACAGTGGGAGCGGGCGCTGTCGGAGCCGACCACCGCGGTGTTCTTCGAAACCCCGTCGAATCCGATGCAATCGCTGGTCGACATCGCGGCGGTGACCGAGCTCGCCCACGCCGCCGGCGCGAAGGTGGTGCTCGACAACGTGTTCGCCACCCCGCTTTTGCAGCAGGGGTTCCAGCTCGGCGTGGACGTGGTGGTGTATTCGGGCACCAAACACATCGACGGTCAGGGCCGGGTGCTCGGCGGGGCGATCCTCGGCGACACGGACTACATCGACGGGCCGGTGCAGAAACTGATGCGCCACACCGGCCCGGCGATCAGCGCGTTCAACGCCTGGATCATGCTCAAAGGCCTTGAGACCCTGGCGGTTCGGGTGAACCACAGCAACGCGTCGGCGCACCGGATCGCCGAGTTCCTGGAAGGACACCCCGCCGTGCGGTGGGTGCGTTACCCCTTCCTGGAGTCCCATCCGCAATATGATCTGGCCAAACGGCAGATGCGAGGTGGTGGCACGGTGATCACGTTCGAGTTGGACGCACCGCCGGACGGCGGCAAACAGCGTGCGTTCGAGGTTCTCGACAAGCTGCGGTTGATCGACATCTCCAACAACCTCGGTGACGCCAAGTCGTTGATCACCCATCCGGCCACCACCACCCACCGGGCCATGGGGGCGGAGGGCCGCGCCGCGATCGGCCTCGGTGACGCGGTGGTGCGGATCTCGGTGGGCCTGGAGGACACCGAAGATCTGATCGCCGACCTGGACAGGGCGCTGAGTTAG
- a CDS encoding MMPL family transporter: MPALTIILACGALIGLAGADESASQSPAMVPDTADSARVDELRAEFPGGDQAPAILVVTRGDGTMLTPDDFAAAEEARNRLLTAAGGAPAPAPPVLLSDDNMAAVATVPLDGELSGFDLTDAVADLRTAAADGLPADLQAQVTGGPAFGADIADSFSGANITLLVVTALVVAVLLILTYRSPVLWLVPLTVIAIADRVAAVVGSHIADAFGLMPDGSTSGITSVLVFGAGTNYSLLLISRYREELGRGGEQAHPDHHAALRVAVRNAGPAILASNATVVLALLTLLFGVVPSTRSLGLQAASGLVVAAVFVLLVLPPLLALFGRRLFWPFVPQPGAEPLTDSGLWRRIADWVADRPGPVAAATLAVLAVMCTGLLGTPIGLSQTEQFRVQAESVTGYETLAAHFPRGITDPTQVLASTERANEVELAITETPGVVSAAESGRSGTGLTQWSVVLDAEPASAEAFETVDALRDSVRKADQSALVGGSDAQARDASAASTRDRLVLIPAILVVVLAVLYVLLRAALAPLVLVAVSLLSSLAALGLGGWISVHVFGFPALDFATPLFALLFLVALGVDYTIFLVTRAREETVGHGTRGGIVRAVSATGAVITSAGIVLAAVFCVLGVLPLIVLTQLGIIVGLGILLDTFVVRTVVVPALFTLIGPRMWWPALRAAE; the protein is encoded by the coding sequence GTGCCGGCGTTGACGATCATCCTGGCCTGCGGGGCCCTGATCGGCCTGGCGGGCGCCGACGAGAGTGCGAGCCAGTCCCCGGCGATGGTCCCGGACACCGCGGATTCGGCACGGGTCGACGAGTTGCGCGCCGAGTTCCCCGGCGGTGACCAGGCCCCGGCCATCCTGGTCGTCACCCGCGGCGACGGCACCATGCTGACCCCCGACGACTTCGCCGCCGCCGAAGAGGCCCGGAACCGGCTGCTCACCGCCGCGGGTGGCGCTCCCGCCCCGGCTCCGCCGGTGCTGCTCTCCGACGACAACATGGCCGCGGTGGCGACGGTGCCGCTGGACGGCGAACTGTCCGGCTTCGACCTCACCGACGCGGTCGCCGATCTGCGCACCGCGGCGGCCGACGGCCTGCCGGCCGATCTGCAGGCCCAGGTGACCGGCGGGCCGGCGTTCGGGGCCGACATCGCCGACTCGTTCTCCGGTGCCAACATCACGCTGCTGGTGGTCACCGCGCTGGTGGTGGCGGTGCTGTTGATCCTCACCTACCGCTCCCCGGTGCTGTGGCTGGTGCCGCTGACGGTGATCGCGATCGCCGATCGGGTGGCCGCGGTGGTGGGCAGCCACATCGCCGACGCCTTCGGGCTGATGCCGGACGGGTCGACCTCGGGCATCACCAGCGTGCTGGTGTTCGGCGCCGGCACCAACTACTCCCTGCTGCTGATCTCGCGCTACCGCGAGGAACTCGGCCGGGGCGGCGAACAGGCCCACCCCGATCACCATGCCGCGCTCCGGGTCGCGGTGCGCAACGCCGGCCCGGCGATCCTGGCCAGCAACGCCACCGTGGTGCTGGCCCTGCTGACCCTGCTGTTCGGCGTGGTGCCCAGCACCCGCAGCCTCGGTCTGCAGGCGGCGTCCGGGCTGGTGGTGGCCGCGGTGTTCGTGCTGCTGGTGCTGCCACCGCTGTTGGCCCTGTTCGGCCGGCGGCTGTTCTGGCCGTTCGTCCCGCAACCCGGCGCCGAACCGCTGACCGACAGCGGACTCTGGCGGCGGATCGCCGACTGGGTGGCCGACCGCCCCGGTCCGGTGGCCGCCGCGACCCTGGCCGTGCTGGCCGTGATGTGCACCGGGCTGCTCGGGACACCGATCGGGCTGTCGCAGACCGAACAGTTCCGGGTGCAGGCCGAATCGGTGACCGGTTACGAGACCCTGGCGGCCCATTTCCCGCGGGGAATCACCGATCCGACCCAGGTGCTCGCCTCGACCGAGCGGGCCAATGAGGTCGAGCTGGCGATCACCGAGACCCCCGGCGTGGTGTCGGCGGCCGAATCGGGCCGTTCGGGCACCGGCCTGACCCAGTGGTCGGTGGTGCTGGACGCCGAACCCGCATCCGCGGAGGCCTTCGAAACCGTCGACGCGCTGCGGGATTCAGTACGGAAAGCGGATCAGTCCGCACTGGTCGGCGGTTCGGACGCACAGGCCCGTGACGCGAGCGCCGCATCCACCCGCGACCGGCTGGTGCTGATCCCGGCCATCCTCGTCGTCGTGCTCGCGGTGCTGTACGTGCTGCTGCGCGCCGCGCTCGCGCCGCTGGTGCTGGTCGCGGTGTCCCTGTTGAGCTCGCTGGCCGCGCTGGGCCTGGGCGGCTGGATCAGCGTGCACGTGTTCGGTTTTCCCGCACTGGATTTCGCCACACCACTGTTCGCGCTGCTGTTCCTGGTCGCGCTCGGCGTCGACTACACCATCTTCCTGGTCACCCGGGCGCGCGAGGAAACCGTCGGGCACGGCACGCGCGGCGGGATCGTGCGCGCCGTCTCGGCCACCGGGGCGGTGATCACCAGCGCCGGCATCGTGCTGGCCGCGGTGTTCTGCGTGCTCGGAGTGCTCCCGCTGATCGTGTTGACCCAGCTGGGCATCATCGTCGGGCTCGGCATCCTGCTGGACACCTTCGTGGTGCGCACCGTCGTGGTGCCGGCGCTGTTCACCCTGATCGGCCCGCGGATGTGGTGGCCGGCGCTGCGCGCCGCGGAATAG
- a CDS encoding polysaccharide pyruvyl transferase family protein, which translates to MATPEAPVYYLVSTAGFPNFGDELILRGWLRYLAAVAPHAEVWVDTHSPGPTALLVGDAHPRVRFADTLWRLCWEAPSEDPWEVAAWVQHALRNPGMAPRWHQGIVLLGRVDVVHVIGGGYVNAIWPRHIGLLAAAAAAAEHAGGRAAMTGQGLSPASAGSAPLLVALAERFEVVEVRDAPSARLLDVPLGVDDAFLTLGHGVITPEQAWPDQPPPEVMLCLQSDLNELGTSNVAGAVLTMLRRWRVPPERVCVVEGIPRVDREVFALIEHELPGARFYPFADVWNRGLPLSAAQTWISTRFHLHMAAAAAGASGVAIAISRDYYRTKHQSLLDLGSGWTLVDDCADTAALPARPRAGGFDRHTVERLRKDKLQLAKAIYAPISRR; encoded by the coding sequence GTGGCCACCCCTGAAGCACCGGTCTACTACCTGGTGTCGACCGCCGGATTCCCCAACTTCGGTGATGAGCTGATCCTGCGGGGTTGGCTGCGGTATCTGGCGGCTGTCGCGCCGCACGCCGAGGTGTGGGTCGACACCCATTCGCCGGGCCCCACCGCGCTGCTGGTCGGCGACGCCCATCCGCGGGTGCGGTTCGCCGACACGTTGTGGCGGCTGTGCTGGGAGGCGCCGTCCGAGGATCCGTGGGAGGTGGCCGCCTGGGTGCAGCACGCGCTGCGCAACCCGGGGATGGCCCCGCGCTGGCATCAGGGCATCGTGCTGCTGGGCCGGGTCGACGTGGTGCACGTGATCGGCGGCGGCTACGTCAACGCGATCTGGCCCCGGCACATCGGGCTGCTGGCGGCCGCGGCCGCCGCCGCCGAACATGCCGGCGGGCGGGCGGCGATGACCGGTCAGGGCCTGAGCCCCGCATCGGCCGGCAGCGCACCGCTGCTGGTCGCGCTGGCCGAGCGGTTCGAGGTGGTCGAGGTGCGCGACGCGCCGTCGGCGCGGCTGCTCGATGTCCCGCTCGGCGTCGACGACGCGTTCCTGACCCTCGGGCATGGGGTCATCACCCCCGAACAGGCGTGGCCGGATCAGCCGCCGCCCGAGGTGATGCTGTGCCTGCAGTCCGATCTCAACGAGCTCGGCACCTCGAACGTGGCCGGCGCGGTGTTGACCATGCTGCGGCGGTGGCGGGTGCCGCCGGAGCGGGTGTGCGTCGTGGAGGGCATCCCGCGGGTGGACCGCGAGGTGTTCGCCCTGATCGAACACGAACTGCCCGGCGCCCGGTTCTACCCGTTCGCCGACGTGTGGAACCGGGGGCTGCCGCTGTCGGCGGCGCAGACCTGGATCTCCACCCGGTTCCACCTGCACATGGCCGCGGCCGCGGCGGGCGCGTCCGGGGTGGCGATCGCGATCAGCCGCGACTACTACCGGACCAAACACCAGTCGCTGCTGGACCTCGGCTCGGGCTGGACCCTGGTCGACGACTGCGCCGACACCGCCGCCCTGCCCGCGAGGCCCCGCGCCGGAGGGTTCGACCGGCACACCGTCGAGCGGCTGCGCAAGGACAAACTGCAGCTCGCCAAGGCCATCTACGCGCCGATCTCCCGCCGCTAG
- a CDS encoding adenylosuccinate synthase yields MPAIVLIGAQWGDEGKGKATDLLGGRVRWVVRYQGGNNAGHTVVLPTGENFALHLIPSGILTPGVTNVIGNGVVVDPGVLLTELHGLEERGVDTERLLISADAHLLMPYHVAIDKVVERWAGKKKIGTTGRGIGPCYQDKIARIGIRVADVLDEQVLAEKIEAALEFKNQVLVKIYNRKALDPTEVFENLLEQAAGFKHRIADTRLLLNNALDNGETVLLEGSQGTLLDVDHGTYPYVTSSNPTAGGAAVGSGIGPTRITTVLGILKAYTTRVGSGPFPTELFDDNGAYLAKAGGEVGVTTGRARRCGWFDAVIARYATRVNGITDYFLTKLDVLSSLETVPVCVGYRIDGKRVDEMPMTQSDVARAEPIYEEMPGWWEDISGAREFEDLPAKARDYVLRVEELAGARVSCIGVGPGRDQTIVRHDVLAASAR; encoded by the coding sequence ATGCCGGCAATTGTGCTCATCGGCGCTCAATGGGGCGACGAGGGCAAAGGAAAAGCCACCGATCTGCTCGGTGGCCGGGTGCGGTGGGTCGTGCGTTACCAGGGTGGTAACAACGCCGGACACACCGTGGTGTTGCCGACCGGGGAGAACTTCGCACTGCATCTCATCCCGTCGGGGATCCTCACCCCCGGTGTGACCAACGTGATCGGCAACGGGGTGGTCGTCGACCCCGGGGTGCTGCTCACCGAGCTGCACGGGCTGGAGGAACGCGGCGTCGACACCGAGCGGCTGCTGATCTCCGCCGACGCGCACCTGCTGATGCCCTACCACGTCGCCATCGACAAGGTCGTGGAACGGTGGGCGGGCAAGAAGAAGATCGGCACCACCGGGCGCGGGATCGGCCCGTGCTACCAGGACAAGATCGCGCGCATCGGCATCCGGGTGGCCGATGTGCTGGACGAGCAGGTGCTCGCCGAGAAGATCGAGGCCGCACTGGAATTCAAGAACCAGGTGCTGGTCAAAATCTACAACCGCAAGGCGCTGGACCCCACCGAGGTGTTCGAGAACCTGCTGGAACAGGCCGCCGGATTCAAGCACCGCATCGCCGACACCCGGCTGCTGCTCAACAACGCCCTGGACAACGGGGAGACCGTGCTGTTGGAGGGTTCGCAGGGCACCCTGCTCGACGTCGACCACGGCACCTATCCGTATGTCACATCGTCGAATCCGACCGCGGGCGGGGCGGCCGTGGGGTCCGGGATCGGGCCCACCCGCATCACCACGGTGCTGGGGATCCTCAAGGCCTACACCACCCGGGTCGGTTCCGGTCCGTTCCCGACCGAGCTGTTCGACGACAACGGCGCCTACCTGGCCAAGGCCGGCGGCGAGGTCGGGGTGACCACCGGCCGGGCGCGGCGCTGCGGCTGGTTCGACGCGGTGATCGCCCGCTACGCCACCCGGGTGAACGGCATCACCGACTACTTCCTGACCAAGCTCGATGTGCTGTCCAGCCTGGAGACCGTCCCGGTCTGCGTGGGCTATCGCATCGACGGGAAACGCGTCGACGAGATGCCGATGACCCAGAGCGACGTCGCCCGCGCCGAGCCCATCTACGAGGAGATGCCCGGCTGGTGGGAGGACATCTCCGGGGCCCGTGAGTTCGAGGACCTGCCGGCCAAGGCGCGCGACTACGTGCTGCGGGTCGAAGAGCTTGCCGGAGCACGGGTCTCGTGCATCGGGGTGGGGCCCGGCCGGGACCAGACCATCGTCCGCCACGATGTGCTGGCGGCGTCGGCCCGATGA
- a CDS encoding Rv0361 family membrane protein: MTEQPDAAGDRPTATPFLGALVIIIGVLIIVGLINLFDREPVTPEQEIIGAVIAQNDALQRQDYADYTTFTCAAQHKTESEVLDEQRNSVDRRGERYLDDVTDVTIDGDRATARAIYHFDNAPDDEVAAEMTFVREAGSWKVCSPGPR; this comes from the coding sequence ATGACCGAACAACCCGACGCGGCCGGCGACCGGCCGACCGCCACCCCGTTCCTCGGCGCCCTGGTGATCATCATTGGGGTGCTCATCATCGTCGGGCTGATCAACCTGTTCGACCGTGAACCGGTGACTCCCGAACAGGAGATCATCGGCGCGGTGATCGCGCAGAACGACGCACTGCAGCGGCAGGACTACGCCGACTACACGACGTTCACCTGCGCCGCCCAGCACAAGACCGAGTCCGAAGTCCTTGATGAACAACGCAACTCGGTCGACCGTCGCGGCGAACGGTACCTCGACGACGTCACCGACGTCACCATCGACGGGGATCGGGCCACCGCGCGGGCGATCTATCACTTCGACAACGCGCCCGACGACGAGGTGGCGGCCGAAATGACGTTCGTCCGGGAGGCCGGAAGCTGGAAGGTCTGTTCACCGGGTCCTCGTTAG
- a CDS encoding site-2 protease family protein — MSIRSVSGSVRPSPVFLAIVALTAAGGGLAWASATVTGPAAYAGVFLFVIAGWLVTLCLHEFAHAWSAWRFGDREVAARGYLTLNPLRYTHPLLSIGLPVLFVALGGIGFPGGAVDVRTHRMTPWRQSVVSLAGPSVNLVFAALLLTLTRLCYDPAHGVFWAGVAFLGFLQITALVLNLLPIPGLDGFGALEPHLSPPTRRAVQPAKQWGFLILIVLLLTPTLNQWFFSAVHWLYELSGAPGALSAAGSRLTRFWSSWM; from the coding sequence GTGAGCATCCGTTCGGTTTCCGGCTCGGTCCGGCCCAGCCCGGTGTTCCTGGCGATCGTCGCGCTCACCGCGGCCGGCGGCGGGCTGGCGTGGGCGTCCGCCACGGTCACCGGTCCGGCGGCGTACGCCGGGGTGTTCCTGTTCGTCATCGCGGGCTGGCTGGTGACGCTGTGCCTGCACGAGTTCGCCCACGCCTGGTCGGCGTGGCGGTTCGGCGACCGGGAGGTGGCCGCCCGCGGCTATCTGACCCTCAACCCGCTCCGGTACACCCATCCGCTGTTGTCCATCGGGCTGCCGGTGCTGTTCGTCGCGCTGGGCGGCATCGGTTTTCCGGGCGGCGCGGTGGATGTGCGCACGCACCGGATGACACCCTGGCGGCAGTCAGTGGTCAGCCTGGCCGGTCCGAGCGTCAACCTGGTGTTCGCGGCGCTGCTGCTGACGCTGACCCGGCTGTGCTACGACCCCGCCCACGGGGTGTTCTGGGCCGGGGTGGCGTTCCTCGGGTTCCTACAGATCACCGCGCTGGTGTTGAACCTGCTGCCGATCCCGGGCCTGGACGGGTTCGGGGCGCTGGAACCGCATCTGAGCCCGCCCACCCGGCGGGCGGTGCAACCGGCCAAGCAGTGGGGTTTCCTCATCCTGATCGTGCTGCTGCTGACCCCGACGCTGAACCAGTGGTTCTTCTCGGCGGTCCACTGGCTCTACGAGCTCTCCGGGGCGCCCGGCGCGCTGTCGGCGGCGGGCAGCCGGCTGACCCGGTTCTGGTCGTCCTGGATGTGA
- a CDS encoding PaaI family thioesterase: MTEPSPDPDQHGGFPVFEPADPGPDFGRFLTAMRRAQDLAVSADPDADTWAKAADLAEDLVELLAPFEAPEGVGPAHRVPDLPGAGSLLMPPYRITRFDADGVELQVAFSRYHVGGNYAVHGGVLPLLFDSLFGMVIHATGRPISRTAYLHVDYRKVTPIDVDLTARGRLAREEGRKAYVNAELLDPDGNLLAESHGLMIRLRPGQP, encoded by the coding sequence ATGACCGAACCCAGCCCCGACCCCGATCAGCACGGCGGTTTCCCGGTCTTCGAACCGGCCGATCCCGGGCCGGATTTCGGCCGGTTCCTGACCGCGATGCGCCGCGCACAGGATCTGGCGGTGTCGGCCGACCCGGATGCCGACACCTGGGCCAAGGCGGCTGACCTGGCCGAGGATCTGGTCGAGCTGCTGGCGCCGTTCGAGGCCCCCGAAGGGGTCGGCCCGGCCCACCGGGTGCCCGATCTGCCCGGTGCCGGCAGCCTGCTGATGCCGCCGTACCGGATCACCAGGTTCGACGCCGACGGGGTCGAGTTGCAGGTCGCGTTCAGCCGCTACCACGTCGGCGGCAACTACGCCGTCCACGGCGGTGTGCTGCCGTTGCTGTTCGACTCGCTGTTCGGCATGGTGATCCACGCCACCGGCCGGCCGATCAGCCGCACCGCGTACCTGCATGTCGACTACCGCAAGGTGACGCCGATCGACGTCGACCTCACCGCGCGGGGCCGGCTCGCCCGCGAGGAGGGGCGCAAGGCCTACGTCAACGCCGAACTGCTGGATCCGGACGGCAATCTGCTGGCCGAATCCCACGGGCTGATGATCCGGCTGCGCCCGGGCCAGCCGTGA